From Thermodesulfobacteriota bacterium, a single genomic window includes:
- a CDS encoding substrate-binding domain-containing protein encodes MRKYVVILTMLLAVMLPPVLSRAEESAAKTLMMATTTSTDDTGLLDYLAPFLLKDTGIDLKWTATGTGKALELGKNCDVSVLLVHAPESEKKYVSDGYGVERREVMYNDFIIIGPAADPAGIKGKTAAEALATLRDRKAAFVSRGDNSGTHQQELVLWKAAAATVPDRESWYVQTGQGMLATINIAAEKNGYTLTDRGTYIKYGAAAGGSPALAILVEGDARLKNQYSVMAVNPGKCPGVDIDGARVFAAWMAGPTGQKLINDFRLMGQQLFFANAL; translated from the coding sequence ATGAGAAAATATGTGGTGATCCTGACAATGCTTTTAGCGGTGATGCTGCCGCCGGTTTTATCCAGGGCCGAAGAGTCGGCCGCAAAAACGCTGATGATGGCCACCACCACCAGTACTGACGACACCGGCCTGCTCGATTACCTGGCGCCGTTTCTCCTCAAAGATACAGGTATCGACCTGAAGTGGACGGCCACGGGAACCGGCAAGGCGCTGGAGTTGGGAAAAAACTGTGATGTCTCGGTGCTGCTGGTGCACGCGCCGGAATCGGAAAAAAAATACGTGTCCGACGGGTATGGCGTGGAGAGGCGCGAGGTGATGTATAACGATTTTATCATCATCGGGCCGGCGGCTGATCCGGCCGGGATCAAGGGTAAAACCGCGGCTGAAGCACTGGCGACCCTGCGGGACAGAAAGGCGGCTTTCGTCAGCCGGGGGGACAATTCCGGGACTCACCAGCAGGAACTGGTGTTATGGAAAGCCGCGGCAGCAACAGTTCCGGACAGGGAATCCTGGTATGTTCAGACCGGCCAGGGCATGCTGGCGACGATTAATATCGCGGCCGAGAAAAACGGCTACACCCTGACCGATCGCGGCACTTACATCAAATACGGCGCCGCCGCGGGCGGCAGCCCGGCCCTGGCTATCCTGGTGGAAGGAGACGCGCGGTTGAAGAATCAGTACAGCGTCATGGCCGTCAATCCCGGAAAATGCCCCGGGGTCGATATCGACGGCGCCAGGGTGTTTGCCGCCTGGATGGCGGGCCCGACGGGGCAGAAACTGATCAATGATTTCCGCCTCATGGGGCAACAATTGTTTTTTGCCAACGCACTGTAG
- a CDS encoding alpha/beta fold hydrolase, giving the protein MKKLAVILAVGLMVSISLTSMALAGGSNTYTCNTRYPVILAHGMGASTKVLGIVDYWWGIVPALQKQGASVYCTTVNAMDSTANKAASFKQQVMQIMAATGAKKVNIIGHSHGTIYTRYAISNLGLAPYVASYTSLAGPHRGSSIASLIMYELPDWLLAAGGDVIDFVYAFIFGDTSPDSLQNALDICPDYMINTFNPNTPNMPGIYYQSWAAKAKTACPSVILNPTWLVMLVEEGANDGLVSVESAKWGNFRGVQEAAWYSTGCDHLNIVGQLFGVTPGFDAPQFFVDIVKDLKARGY; this is encoded by the coding sequence ATGAAAAAATTAGCTGTTATTTTAGCCGTTGGACTCATGGTAAGCATCAGCCTGACAAGCATGGCCCTGGCCGGGGGAAGCAACACCTACACCTGCAACACCCGCTATCCCGTTATACTGGCACACGGCATGGGCGCTTCGACGAAGGTTCTGGGTATCGTGGATTACTGGTGGGGTATTGTGCCGGCACTGCAAAAGCAAGGCGCCAGCGTTTACTGTACCACGGTCAACGCCATGGACAGCACCGCCAACAAAGCCGCTAGTTTCAAGCAGCAGGTCATGCAAATCATGGCCGCGACCGGCGCCAAAAAAGTCAATATCATCGGCCATTCCCACGGGACCATCTATACCCGCTATGCCATCTCCAACCTCGGCCTGGCGCCCTATGTGGCCAGCTACACCAGCCTGGCCGGCCCTCACCGGGGCAGTTCCATCGCTTCCCTGATCATGTATGAATTGCCTGACTGGCTGCTGGCCGCCGGCGGTGATGTCATCGATTTTGTTTACGCTTTTATTTTCGGGGACACCAGCCCCGATTCCCTGCAGAACGCCCTTGATATCTGCCCGGATTACATGATCAACACCTTTAACCCCAACACGCCCAACATGCCCGGCATTTACTACCAGAGCTGGGCCGCCAAGGCCAAAACAGCCTGTCCCAGCGTCATTCTGAATCCGACCTGGCTGGTCATGCTGGTCGAAGAAGGGGCCAATGACGGGCTGGTCAGCGTGGAAAGCGCCAAATGGGGCAATTTCCGCGGAGTGCAGGAGGCCGCCTGGTACAGCACCGGCTGCGATCACCTCAACATTGTCGGTCAGTTGTTCGGGGTAACGCCGGGATTTGACGCGCCGCAGTTTTTCGTGGATATTGTAAAGGACTTGAAAGCCCGCGGCTATTAA
- a CDS encoding porin, producing MTFKASFSFAVLVIVLGLSLICSSAALAERIFMAGYKGGFYLKSEEEGGMELRFGGSFQGNYSWYGEPERADNRFDIRRARLIFNGALTRWFRFGMEYEFQGNETSNLLDAYGELVLPPHAIRMGQFKEPFSLEWQTADKAITFAERSMGYYLGPKRDIGVMLHGDLFQEDMAYGIGLFNGDGDDGSTKGNEHDDPEIALRAVFKPLGRTTLDPLKNLQVGGSATYARIDLANIDLKVKSSGMAGTSRNIYVLSHDTKFGVLQDVDARARRALETAWTWKSLAAQAEYMFLTYNGLQPVSGPDRDADFSSWYASLIWCQTGEEPVLADGVIKPIHPAAFFNPDEGTYGAFVWALRFDHFSGDKDWITEGANVSVGEADAVSLAFNWILFPMHRIVIDYTRTDFSDPLKVRVNPDGSIDYVDKENVVTFNYYLDF from the coding sequence ATGACATTTAAGGCTTCATTTTCTTTTGCCGTTTTAGTAATCGTTCTGGGTTTATCGCTGATCTGCTCTTCTGCCGCCCTGGCGGAAAGAATATTTATGGCCGGCTATAAAGGCGGATTTTACCTCAAATCCGAAGAAGAAGGCGGCATGGAGCTGCGCTTCGGCGGTTCATTCCAGGGCAATTATTCCTGGTATGGCGAACCGGAGCGGGCCGACAACCGTTTTGATATCCGCCGGGCCAGGCTGATTTTCAACGGCGCGCTGACCCGCTGGTTCCGTTTCGGCATGGAATACGAGTTCCAGGGGAACGAAACCAGCAACCTGCTCGATGCCTACGGAGAACTGGTTCTGCCGCCGCACGCCATCCGGATGGGGCAGTTCAAGGAGCCGTTCAGCCTGGAATGGCAGACAGCCGACAAAGCCATCACCTTTGCCGAGCGCTCCATGGGCTACTACCTGGGACCGAAGCGGGACATCGGGGTCATGCTCCACGGTGATCTGTTTCAGGAAGACATGGCTTACGGCATCGGGCTTTTCAACGGCGACGGCGATGACGGTTCCACCAAGGGGAACGAGCATGACGATCCGGAAATCGCCTTGCGGGCGGTTTTCAAGCCCTTGGGCAGGACCACTCTTGATCCCTTGAAAAACCTGCAGGTGGGCGGGTCCGCCACTTACGCCAGAATCGATCTGGCCAACATCGATCTCAAGGTCAAAAGTTCGGGCATGGCGGGCACCAGCCGGAACATCTACGTGTTGAGTCATGACACCAAGTTCGGGGTGCTGCAGGATGTGGATGCCCGCGCCCGCCGGGCCCTGGAAACAGCCTGGACCTGGAAATCCCTGGCGGCCCAGGCGGAGTATATGTTCCTGACCTACAACGGGTTGCAGCCGGTTTCGGGCCCGGACCGGGACGCGGACTTCTCGTCCTGGTACGCCAGCCTCATCTGGTGCCAGACGGGCGAGGAGCCCGTTCTTGCCGACGGGGTGATCAAGCCGATTCATCCGGCCGCATTTTTCAACCCCGATGAGGGAACATACGGCGCCTTCGTGTGGGCCCTGCGGTTTGACCATTTTTCCGGCGACAAAGACTGGATCACGGAAGGCGCTAATGTATCGGTGGGCGAGGCCGATGCCGTCAGCCTGGCCTTCAACTGGATCCTGTTCCCCATGCACCGGATCGTCATTGATTATACCCGCACCGATTTTTCCGACCCCCTGAAAGTGCGGGTCAATCCCGACGGCAGCATCGATTACGTTGATAAGGAAAACGTGGTGACTTTCAACTACTACCTGGATTTTTAA
- a CDS encoding ABC transporter permease codes for MDFIVAGIIEAVCLLATGDPETYSAVYASLRVSAMSMGASLVIGLPAGFLLGYSDFPGKRQVRLFLDTMLFLPTVFIGLLVYALISSRGPLGEMGLLFTLPGIAIGQTLLALPVVMALTATATEEADRNLRLTLTSLGADRRQILLTSLWETRHGLVTAALVAAGKVMTEVGISMMVGGNIKWHTRTITTAIALETNKGLFAMGIALGLVLLLIALTVNLGVMFLKRR; via the coding sequence ATGGATTTTATCGTTGCCGGAATCATCGAAGCCGTGTGCCTGCTGGCCACCGGCGATCCCGAAACCTATTCGGCGGTTTACGCCAGCCTGCGGGTATCGGCCATGTCCATGGGGGCCAGCCTGGTCATCGGCCTGCCGGCCGGATTTCTCCTGGGGTATTCCGATTTCCCGGGCAAGCGGCAGGTCCGACTGTTTCTGGACACGATGCTGTTTTTACCTACGGTCTTCATCGGTCTGCTGGTCTATGCCCTGATCTCCTCCCGGGGCCCTCTGGGTGAAATGGGGCTGCTGTTCACCCTGCCGGGCATCGCCATCGGTCAGACCCTTCTGGCCCTGCCGGTGGTCATGGCCCTGACCGCCACCGCCACGGAAGAGGCGGACAGAAATCTGCGCCTGACCCTGACGTCCCTGGGCGCCGACCGCCGGCAGATATTGCTGACCAGCCTCTGGGAAACACGCCATGGCCTGGTCACGGCGGCCCTGGTGGCCGCCGGCAAGGTCATGACCGAGGTAGGGATCTCCATGATGGTCGGCGGCAACATCAAGTGGCATACCCGCACCATCACCACGGCCATCGCCCTGGAGACCAACAAGGGACTTTTTGCCATGGGCATCGCCCTGGGGCTGGTGCTGCTGCTGATCGCGCTGACGGTCAACCTGGGCGTGATGTTTTTGAAGAGGCGCTAA
- a CDS encoding energy-coupling factor ABC transporter ATP-binding protein: protein MPDVIYRLTDVVYGYDRKPVLEITELRIPGGMITGLIGPNGSGKTTLLKILAFIIQPDGGQVRFRGDSPSAGRRLVTTFLPQTPFLLNRTVFENVAYGLRLRGLKEGLDRRVEEALALVGLPADGFRRRRPEALSGGECQRVAMAARLAVRPQVLLLDEPTANVDAESARLISEAARRAVDDWGTTVVVAGHDLHWLYEICDQVFQIHQGRVWPAGDRNVIPGPWRSPGGVFWEKALSDGQTVRVSRPPSNRSSAVVECRALLSGEPPPDTFPIRTLITRLIMEKNSGKILLTLAAGNLVLNIRLTSEEIAAHGLYPGKELTVYYDMTPIMWI, encoded by the coding sequence ATGCCTGACGTAATTTATCGCCTGACGGATGTCGTTTACGGCTATGACCGGAAGCCGGTCCTGGAGATAACGGAGCTGCGGATTCCCGGCGGCATGATCACGGGCCTGATCGGTCCCAACGGCAGCGGCAAAACAACCCTGCTCAAAATTCTGGCTTTTATTATTCAACCGGATGGCGGACAAGTCCGGTTTCGGGGCGATTCCCCGTCTGCCGGACGGCGCCTGGTCACCACTTTTCTGCCCCAGACCCCGTTTCTGCTCAACCGCACGGTTTTCGAGAATGTCGCTTACGGTTTGCGCCTGCGGGGCCTGAAGGAGGGGTTGGACAGGCGGGTTGAGGAGGCGCTGGCCCTGGTGGGGCTGCCTGCCGATGGCTTTCGCCGCCGGCGACCGGAAGCGCTCTCCGGCGGGGAGTGCCAGCGGGTCGCCATGGCCGCGCGCCTGGCTGTCAGGCCGCAGGTCCTGCTCCTGGACGAACCCACGGCCAATGTCGACGCCGAGAGCGCCCGCCTGATCAGCGAGGCGGCCCGGCGGGCGGTAGACGACTGGGGCACGACGGTGGTGGTGGCCGGCCATGACCTGCACTGGCTGTATGAAATCTGCGATCAGGTCTTTCAGATTCATCAGGGCCGGGTCTGGCCCGCCGGAGACCGGAACGTCATTCCCGGTCCGTGGCGTTCCCCGGGCGGGGTTTTTTGGGAAAAAGCCCTGTCCGACGGTCAAACGGTGCGGGTGAGCCGGCCGCCTTCGAATCGCTCCTCGGCGGTGGTCGAGTGTCGGGCGCTTCTATCCGGAGAGCCGCCGCCGGACACCTTCCCCATCAGAACCCTCATCACCCGCCTGATCATGGAAAAAAATTCCGGGAAAATCCTGCTGACCCTGGCTGCCGGCAACCTGGTGCTGAACATCCGGCTGACGTCTGAAGAGATCGCCGCCCACGGCCTCTATCCGGGCAAGGAACTGACCGTTTATTACGACATGACACCGATCATGTGGATCTGA
- a CDS encoding GEGP motif-containing diheme protein has product MKMRTTFLLMTALIALLAATNGMAAYHHEGENDSSNFLGAYPGKAGTKLDQCVLCHKGGSYEGSKGTVTLGSCQWCHYSYGYDGSGNITDTLNAYGMAYFTGGRDAEAVTNIEGLDSDGDTFTNIAEINANRYPGDATDDPSKITAPFRVYTRAQLEALSQHTQFLLMNASRSQDNYVQYTGVPMKDLLDDAGILPSATGIWVYAPDGWSQSHPLEFDAALEMYHVYGNMPGQAYQYPPSTYFYNIEADADTNPDYGWCDYSAPSCVGRAHGDNITVAGGLKAILALKREGANLDPGVLNDENKLDGEGPFRVVVPQKYPSAPDQSSRSDQQEVVWPYVEDWDHNAGACSRSATIIKVEPLPEGTTDIDILEAGWNYVDQEKIVIYGAIDGDSNGNGLVDSEEGTGSDDYDGDGILDYQDTDTAKPNSATGQGQVILHTSAGAFAAVAAMNDDDADLTQTGKPNQEFPYGVFDFQVTGLAPGGSVVITIVFPDAVVQSARIYKITAAGGWVQMPFSSNDGDETITVTLTDGDPATDADGAADGTIHDPFALGEKAGGSSGGSSGGTCFIDTITAE; this is encoded by the coding sequence ATGAAGATGAGGACGACGTTTTTGCTGATGACGGCGCTGATTGCGCTGCTGGCGGCTACAAACGGGATGGCCGCTTACCATCACGAGGGAGAAAACGATTCGAGTAACTTTCTGGGCGCTTACCCCGGCAAAGCCGGCACCAAGCTCGATCAGTGCGTGCTCTGCCACAAGGGTGGTTCCTATGAAGGGTCCAAGGGCACGGTAACCCTGGGAAGCTGTCAGTGGTGCCATTATTCCTATGGGTATGACGGCAGCGGGAATATCACCGATACGCTGAACGCCTACGGCATGGCCTACTTTACCGGCGGCCGGGACGCCGAAGCCGTGACGAACATTGAAGGGCTGGATTCCGACGGCGACACCTTTACCAACATCGCCGAGATCAATGCCAACCGTTATCCCGGGGACGCGACCGATGACCCGAGCAAAATTACGGCTCCCTTCCGGGTTTATACCCGGGCCCAGCTCGAAGCGCTTTCCCAGCACACCCAGTTTTTATTGATGAACGCCAGTCGTTCCCAGGACAACTATGTTCAGTATACCGGTGTTCCCATGAAAGACCTGCTGGATGACGCCGGTATTCTTCCGAGCGCCACGGGCATATGGGTTTACGCGCCGGATGGATGGTCCCAGTCTCATCCGCTTGAGTTTGATGCGGCCCTGGAGATGTACCATGTCTACGGCAACATGCCGGGCCAGGCCTACCAGTATCCGCCAAGCACCTACTTTTACAACATCGAAGCTGACGCGGACACCAACCCCGACTATGGCTGGTGCGATTACAGCGCGCCGTCCTGCGTCGGCCGGGCCCATGGGGACAACATTACCGTTGCCGGCGGGTTAAAGGCGATCCTGGCGCTCAAGCGGGAAGGCGCCAACCTTGACCCCGGTGTCCTTAATGACGAAAACAAACTGGATGGAGAAGGCCCCTTCCGGGTGGTGGTGCCGCAGAAGTATCCCAGCGCTCCGGATCAGTCCAGCCGGTCCGATCAGCAGGAAGTCGTCTGGCCTTACGTCGAGGACTGGGACCATAATGCCGGCGCCTGTAGCCGATCGGCCACCATCATTAAGGTCGAACCCCTGCCGGAAGGGACCACCGACATCGATATTCTCGAGGCCGGGTGGAATTATGTCGATCAGGAGAAGATCGTGATCTACGGCGCCATTGACGGCGATTCCAACGGCAACGGTCTGGTGGACAGCGAGGAAGGAACCGGCAGCGACGATTATGACGGCGACGGCATCCTCGACTATCAGGATACGGACACGGCCAAGCCAAACAGCGCCACGGGCCAGGGACAGGTCATCCTGCACACCTCCGCCGGCGCCTTTGCCGCTGTAGCGGCCATGAACGATGACGACGCCGATCTGACCCAGACGGGCAAACCGAACCAGGAATTCCCCTATGGGGTTTTTGATTTTCAGGTGACGGGGCTGGCGCCGGGCGGATCGGTGGTCATTACCATCGTCTTCCCGGATGCGGTTGTGCAGTCGGCCAGGATTTACAAAATTACGGCGGCCGGCGGCTGGGTCCAGATGCCCTTTAGCAGCAACGACGGCGACGAAACCATCACGGTCACGCTGACCGACGGCGATCCGGCCACGGACGCGGATGGAGCCGCCGACGGAACCATCCATGACCCCTTTGCCCTGGGTGAAAAAGCCGGCGGTTCGTCGGGCGGGTCTTCCGGCGGCACCTGTTTTATTGACACGATTACGGCCGAATAG
- a CDS encoding sigma-54 dependent transcriptional regulator, protein MTVELDSLVRRVHQQILEATPYTALEDAYHYIKHTFPIDRIYVVQFDPDRHLMRVLAQASETGAEKTNFVFEAMPDLVMDPFKQGVVPETYIINDPSTDVVGNHIYKRGKAANWSSLNLNFAGKPPDCGTIFFAADGTNRITEEHTRLITDLKGSLQLIFESIVKDHQQTDILPSLKEPIENTDEIFRQVTRRLCGNLDLQAGVSHCLQYLSRFMPGQTMIVYHWEEGLKSFRVLAESYGFIADRIESIMPWGQEKLLAEDILRLGKTRLINQPGLDPTMEAYVNHFGTDWSVLVMLLLDKDMPIGVASLGTEGRNVLTEDHLRLFSQLHDPFFIAFSNHMKHREIIRLNKLLEEEKQFLQKELHHPVTGDIVGGNFGLKGVMEMSHLVAGQDSPVLLLGETGVGKELIANFIHQHSARKDGPFIRVNSGAIPETLIDSELFGHEKGAFTGAVSQKIGRFERAHGGTIFLDEIAELPLRDQVRLLRVLQNKIIERVGGTESISVDIRVIAATNRNLEEMVAEGKFREDLWFRLNVFPIKIPPLRARRSDIPALVDHFIEQKSRELKYRKRPTLAPDAIVRLKNYSWPGNVRELENVVERELILSKGGPLLFQTITQEPTEETLPDRHPADREVLSLDEAMSRHIKHVLDLTKGRIHGPNGAAAMLQINPSTLRNRMKKLGI, encoded by the coding sequence ATGACTGTTGAACTGGATTCCTTGGTCCGTCGCGTACATCAGCAAATTCTTGAAGCAACACCCTACACGGCACTTGAAGATGCTTATCATTATATAAAGCATACTTTTCCGATAGACCGGATTTATGTGGTCCAGTTTGACCCGGACCGTCACCTGATGCGGGTTCTGGCCCAGGCTTCCGAAACCGGGGCTGAAAAAACCAATTTCGTGTTTGAAGCCATGCCCGATCTGGTTATGGATCCCTTTAAGCAGGGGGTTGTACCGGAAACATACATCATCAATGACCCCTCAACGGATGTGGTTGGTAACCATATCTATAAAAGAGGCAAAGCCGCCAACTGGTCATCCTTGAACCTGAATTTCGCGGGAAAGCCCCCTGATTGCGGCACCATTTTTTTCGCTGCCGATGGTACTAACAGAATTACCGAAGAACACACCCGTCTGATTACCGATCTGAAAGGATCGCTCCAGCTGATTTTTGAAAGCATTGTTAAAGACCACCAACAGACCGACATTCTGCCATCGTTAAAAGAGCCGATAGAAAACACCGATGAAATATTCCGTCAGGTTACCCGGCGGTTATGCGGCAATCTTGACCTGCAGGCCGGCGTATCCCATTGCCTGCAATACTTAAGCAGATTCATGCCGGGGCAGACAATGATTGTTTACCACTGGGAAGAGGGGCTTAAGTCCTTCCGGGTTCTGGCGGAAAGTTACGGATTTATCGCCGACAGAATTGAGTCGATCATGCCCTGGGGGCAGGAAAAATTACTGGCCGAGGATATTTTAAGATTAGGGAAAACCAGGCTCATCAATCAACCGGGACTCGATCCCACCATGGAGGCTTACGTTAATCACTTCGGAACCGACTGGTCGGTCCTGGTCATGCTCCTCCTTGATAAGGATATGCCGATCGGCGTGGCCAGCCTGGGTACGGAGGGGCGCAACGTGCTGACCGAGGATCACCTGCGGCTCTTTTCCCAGCTGCATGATCCCTTTTTTATCGCCTTTTCAAACCACATGAAGCACCGGGAAATCATCCGGCTCAACAAACTCCTGGAAGAAGAAAAACAGTTTCTTCAAAAGGAACTGCATCATCCCGTGACCGGCGATATTGTCGGCGGCAACTTCGGTTTAAAGGGGGTGATGGAAATGTCCCATCTGGTCGCCGGCCAGGACAGCCCGGTACTGCTTCTGGGGGAAACCGGCGTGGGCAAGGAGTTGATCGCCAATTTTATTCATCAGCACTCGGCCCGCAAGGACGGCCCGTTTATCCGGGTCAACAGCGGTGCCATTCCGGAAACACTTATTGACAGCGAGCTGTTTGGTCATGAGAAAGGGGCCTTTACCGGCGCCGTCAGCCAGAAGATCGGTCGTTTTGAACGCGCCCACGGTGGAACTATTTTTTTAGATGAAATCGCCGAGCTGCCCCTCCGGGACCAGGTGCGTCTGCTGCGGGTGCTGCAGAATAAAATCATCGAGCGCGTCGGCGGTACCGAATCGATCTCCGTTGATATCCGGGTCATCGCCGCCACCAACCGGAACCTGGAAGAGATGGTGGCCGAAGGCAAGTTCCGGGAGGATCTCTGGTTCCGTCTCAATGTCTTTCCCATCAAGATCCCTCCCCTGCGCGCCAGGAGAAGCGATATCCCCGCCCTGGTGGACCATTTTATTGAACAAAAGTCCCGGGAGCTCAAATACCGTAAGCGACCCACCCTGGCGCCGGACGCCATCGTCCGCCTGAAAAATTATTCCTGGCCGGGCAATGTCCGCGAACTGGAAAACGTGGTGGAGCGGGAACTTATTTTAAGTAAAGGCGGTCCGCTTCTATTTCAAACCATTACCCAGGAGCCAACCGAAGAGACCCTGCCGGACAGGCACCCGGCCGATCGGGAAGTGCTGTCACTGGACGAGGCCATGAGCCGCCACATCAAACACGTTCTGGATCTGACCAAAGGCCGCATCCACGGCCCGAATGGCGCCGCGGCCATGCTCCAAATCAATCCCAGTACCTTGCGAAACCGGATGAAGAAGCTGGGGATATAA